In one Mangrovibacterium diazotrophicum genomic region, the following are encoded:
- a CDS encoding acetyl-CoA hydrolase/transferase family protein, translating to MKQIKYVTPEEAVKVIKSGDRVHLSSVAVTPHTLIKPMVERGRNGELYDVKIQHIHVEGKLDYADPEFEGIFVSEQFFVGGNLRKQTQAGYADYVPVFLSETQKLIREGYCKVNVAMVMCSVPDKHGYVSLGTSVDATLAAIETADVVIAAVNPNVPRAFGDAMVNIDDIDIFVEDDIQLYAHDMAPLSDIDVQIGKNVAELVEDGACLQMGIGGIPNAVLAQLGNHKDLGVHTEMFADGILPLVEAGVVTGKHKAIDKGKMVASFLMGTKALYDFIDDNPRVAMMDVGYTNSVSVIRQLDKLTAINSALAIDLTGQVCADSIGIKHYSGVGGQIDFIRGAGYSKGGKPIIALPSVTAKGVSKISPILLPGSGVVSTRSNMHWVVTEFGAVNLYGKTLQERAKLLISIAHPDHRDSLDQAAFERFGSHFHFVKKSY from the coding sequence ATGAAACAAATCAAATACGTTACGCCCGAAGAGGCTGTAAAAGTTATAAAATCCGGAGATCGTGTTCACTTAAGTAGTGTGGCTGTTACGCCTCACACGCTTATTAAACCCATGGTAGAGCGTGGTCGGAACGGAGAACTTTACGATGTAAAAATTCAGCACATCCACGTTGAAGGCAAGTTAGACTACGCAGATCCTGAATTCGAGGGAATCTTCGTTTCGGAACAGTTTTTCGTTGGTGGAAACCTGCGCAAGCAAACGCAAGCCGGCTACGCTGACTACGTGCCTGTTTTCCTGAGTGAAACTCAAAAACTGATCCGCGAAGGTTACTGCAAAGTAAACGTAGCCATGGTAATGTGCTCGGTTCCTGACAAACACGGTTATGTGTCATTGGGAACTTCGGTTGACGCAACTCTTGCGGCCATTGAAACAGCTGATGTTGTAATCGCTGCTGTAAACCCGAACGTACCACGTGCTTTCGGCGACGCAATGGTGAATATCGACGACATTGACATTTTCGTTGAAGATGATATTCAATTGTATGCGCACGACATGGCGCCTCTTTCTGATATTGATGTCCAAATTGGTAAGAACGTTGCCGAGTTGGTTGAAGACGGAGCTTGTTTGCAAATGGGTATCGGTGGTATTCCGAACGCTGTTTTGGCACAGTTGGGTAACCACAAAGACTTGGGTGTTCACACTGAAATGTTCGCCGATGGTATTCTTCCGCTGGTTGAAGCTGGTGTTGTAACCGGTAAGCACAAAGCCATCGACAAAGGTAAAATGGTTGCTTCGTTCCTGATGGGTACCAAAGCGCTGTACGACTTCATCGATGATAACCCACGTGTTGCCATGATGGACGTTGGTTACACCAACAGCGTGAGCGTGATTCGCCAGTTGGACAAACTGACGGCAATCAACTCAGCATTAGCAATCGACCTGACAGGTCAGGTTTGTGCCGACTCAATCGGTATCAAACACTATTCAGGTGTTGGTGGCCAAATCGACTTCATCCGTGGTGCTGGTTATTCTAAAGGTGGTAAGCCAATTATCGCTCTACCTTCAGTAACTGCAAAAGGTGTTTCTAAAATTAGCCCGATTCTTCTCCCCGGTTCAGGCGTTGTAAGTACACGCTCTAACATGCACTGGGTTGTTACCGAATTCGGAGCGGTTAACTTATACGGAAAAACATTACAGGAACGTGCTAAATTGCTGATCTCAATTGCGCACCCCGATCACCGGGATTCGCTTGACCAGGCAGCCTTTGAGCGTTTCGGTTCTCACTTCCACTTTGTAAAAAAATCATACTAA
- the mce gene encoding methylmalonyl-CoA epimerase, giving the protein MKISHIEHIGIAVKSLEEAIPYYENVLGLKCYSIEEVADQKVKTAFFKVGEVKIELLESTDPEGPIGKFIEKKGQGIHHLAFAVDGVDEALTEVEANGVALIDKKARKGAEGLNIGFLHPKSTLGVLTELCCE; this is encoded by the coding sequence ATGAAAATATCTCACATTGAACACATTGGAATCGCTGTAAAAAGCCTTGAAGAAGCAATTCCTTACTACGAAAACGTTTTAGGATTGAAGTGTTACAGCATTGAAGAAGTAGCTGACCAAAAGGTAAAAACTGCTTTCTTCAAAGTTGGAGAAGTGAAAATTGAATTGTTGGAATCAACTGATCCGGAAGGACCAATTGGTAAATTCATTGAGAAAAAAGGACAGGGTATTCACCACTTGGCTTTCGCTGTTGATGGTGTTGACGAAGCCTTAACTGAAGTTGAAGCTAACGGAGTAGCCCTGATCGACAAAAAAGCGCGCAAAGGTGCTGAAGGACTGAACATTGGTTTCCTTCACCCAAAATCAACACTGGGTGTGTTAACAGAGCTTTGCTGCGAATAA
- a CDS encoding acyl-CoA carboxylase subunit beta, producing the protein MNNQDKIKQLINLRNEAKLGGGEKRIEAQHGKGKFTARERIDMLLDEGSFEEFDMFVTHRCTNFGLEKSKFLGDGVVTGQGTIDGRLVYVFSQDFTVFGGSLSETFAQKICKVMDMALKMGAPLVGINDSGGARIQEGVTALAGYTEIFQRNIMASGVIPQISAIFGPCAGGAVYSPALTDFILMSKDTSYMFVTGPKVVKTVTGEVVTDAQLGGASVHGSKSGVTHFIAEDEQEGIALIRKLLSYLPQNNLEDTPLAVCDDPIDRLDDSLNEVIPDNPNKPYDVKDVIHTIVDYGEFLEVHRNYAQNIVVGFARFNGISVGIVANQPNYLAGVLDINASRKAARFVRFCDAFNIPLVTLVDVPGFLPGTAQEYGGIITHGAKLLFAYGEATVPKVTVILRKSYGGAYCVMSSKHLRGDINYSWPTGEIAVMGPKGAIEVLQSKKIREIEDPQERAQFIADSEQEYKDQFANPYNAAKYGYIDDVIEPRNTRFRIIRALQSLATKKDVMPPKKHTNIPL; encoded by the coding sequence ATGAACAATCAGGATAAAATTAAACAACTCATCAACCTAAGGAACGAAGCAAAATTAGGTGGTGGTGAGAAAAGAATTGAAGCCCAACATGGAAAGGGTAAATTTACTGCTCGCGAGCGTATAGACATGTTGCTGGACGAAGGAAGTTTCGAAGAATTCGACATGTTTGTGACACACCGTTGTACAAACTTCGGGCTCGAAAAATCAAAATTCCTGGGCGACGGTGTTGTTACCGGACAAGGTACAATCGATGGCCGTCTGGTTTACGTTTTCTCTCAGGATTTCACTGTTTTCGGTGGATCACTGTCTGAAACGTTCGCTCAAAAGATTTGCAAAGTGATGGACATGGCCCTGAAAATGGGTGCTCCGCTGGTTGGTATCAACGACTCGGGTGGTGCGCGTATTCAGGAAGGTGTTACAGCCTTGGCTGGTTACACCGAGATTTTCCAACGTAACATCATGGCATCAGGGGTAATTCCTCAAATCTCAGCAATTTTTGGTCCTTGTGCCGGTGGAGCCGTGTACTCTCCTGCCCTTACCGACTTTATTTTGATGAGCAAGGACACCAGCTACATGTTCGTAACCGGACCTAAAGTGGTGAAAACCGTAACCGGTGAGGTTGTGACAGATGCTCAGCTTGGTGGTGCTTCTGTTCACGGTTCAAAATCAGGGGTAACTCACTTCATCGCTGAAGACGAACAGGAAGGTATCGCTCTGATTCGCAAATTGCTGAGCTACTTGCCACAAAACAACCTGGAAGATACGCCGTTGGCTGTTTGCGACGACCCAATCGACCGTTTGGATGACTCACTGAATGAAGTTATTCCGGACAATCCAAACAAACCATACGACGTAAAAGACGTTATCCACACCATCGTTGACTACGGCGAATTCCTGGAAGTTCACCGTAACTATGCTCAGAACATTGTTGTTGGTTTTGCTCGTTTCAATGGTATTTCAGTAGGTATCGTGGCTAACCAACCAAACTATTTGGCAGGGGTACTCGACATCAACGCATCACGTAAAGCAGCTCGCTTTGTTCGTTTCTGCGACGCCTTCAACATTCCATTAGTAACCTTGGTTGACGTTCCCGGATTCTTGCCAGGAACTGCTCAGGAATACGGCGGTATCATCACTCACGGTGCGAAATTGCTTTTCGCTTATGGCGAAGCAACTGTGCCAAAAGTTACTGTTATCCTGCGTAAATCTTACGGTGGTGCTTACTGTGTGATGAGCTCGAAACACCTGCGTGGAGACATCAACTACTCATGGCCAACCGGCGAGATCGCTGTAATGGGACCCAAAGGAGCTATTGAAGTTCTTCAAAGCAAAAAGATCCGCGAAATCGAGGATCCACAGGAAAGAGCACAATTCATTGCAGACTCGGAACAAGAATACAAAGATCAATTCGCAAATCCTTACAACGCAGCGAAGTATGGTTACATCGATGATGTAATTGAGCCTCGCAACACGCGTTTCCGGATTATCCGTGCATTGCAATCGCTGGCAACCAAAAAAGACGTGATGCCACCGAAAAAACACACCAACATCCCATTATAA
- a CDS encoding OadG family transporter subunit: MQRKLKYLFAGIILLTLVVSGKALFAQSASDFRFNEILVNNESNYTDEYGQHSSWIEIVNTSYSKVNIGGCFLTDDQSNPTKYWIPNDSPETQIAPREFVLFFADNKPSRGIFHLNFTITEGTTLYLYDANGKSLIDEIKIPAGQKADVSYTRVSPDGTDWSFTDHTTPRSNNDHTRKASSGEKFVKHDPYGAGMVVIAMLVVFLVLAILFAVYRIVGSFFQAKPKAKPQGAEATAKTAETQPLSGEINAAIAMALYLYQSEQHDYENTVLTIKKVSKAYSPWSSKIYTLRKNPRI; the protein is encoded by the coding sequence ATGCAAAGAAAATTGAAATATTTATTTGCCGGGATCATTCTTTTAACACTGGTCGTTTCCGGAAAAGCGCTTTTTGCACAAAGCGCTTCCGACTTCCGGTTTAATGAGATTTTGGTGAATAACGAATCCAACTATACAGACGAATATGGTCAGCATAGTTCCTGGATCGAAATCGTAAACACTTCTTACAGTAAAGTCAATATTGGTGGCTGTTTCCTGACCGATGATCAAAGTAATCCAACCAAATACTGGATTCCCAACGATTCGCCGGAAACCCAAATTGCACCGCGCGAGTTTGTTTTGTTTTTCGCTGACAATAAACCGTCGCGTGGTATCTTCCACCTAAACTTTACAATTACAGAGGGAACAACACTTTACCTGTATGATGCCAACGGTAAATCATTAATCGACGAGATCAAAATTCCGGCAGGCCAAAAAGCCGACGTTTCTTACACCCGCGTATCGCCTGACGGAACAGACTGGTCATTCACCGATCATACAACTCCTCGTTCAAACAATGATCACACACGCAAAGCATCGTCAGGTGAGAAGTTTGTAAAACACGACCCTTATGGTGCCGGTATGGTGGTAATTGCGATGCTGGTTGTATTTTTAGTTTTAGCAATTCTTTTTGCTGTTTACCGTATCGTTGGAAGTTTCTTCCAAGCGAAACCTAAAGCTAAACCTCAAGGGGCTGAAGCAACTGCAAAAACAGCTGAAACACAACCACTGTCGGGAGAAATTAACGCAGCAATTGCGATGGCCTTGTACCTTTACCAATCGGAACAGCACGACTATGAAAACACCGTGTTGACCATCAAAAAGGTATCAAAAGCCTATTCTCCCTGGAGTTCAAAAATCTATACTTTAAGAAAAAATCCACGCATTTAA
- a CDS encoding biotin/lipoyl-containing protein, with protein MKKFKFTINGNEYETEILNIEDNVAEIEINGSVYTVEVGKEIKTPKTPKLVRPKAVPSTDVHPSVAKTSSPSAPKGSGTIKSPLPGVILEVYVKEGDSVKRGDKVIMLEAMKMENNIEADKDGTIVSIHKTKGDAVMEGDILITIG; from the coding sequence ATGAAAAAATTCAAATTCACCATAAACGGCAATGAATATGAAACCGAGATTCTGAATATCGAGGATAATGTTGCCGAAATTGAGATCAACGGTTCGGTCTATACGGTTGAAGTTGGTAAAGAAATTAAAACCCCGAAAACGCCAAAATTAGTTCGTCCGAAAGCTGTTCCATCTACTGATGTTCACCCTTCAGTTGCCAAAACAAGCAGCCCATCTGCACCGAAAGGTTCAGGTACAATCAAATCACCGCTACCTGGTGTCATTCTGGAAGTGTATGTGAAAGAAGGCGACTCTGTAAAACGTGGTGACAAAGTCATCATGCTTGAGGCAATGAAAATGGAAAACAACATTGAGGCCGATAAAGACGGTACAATTGTTTCCATCCACAAAACAAAAGGCGATGCAGTCATGGAAGGTGATATCTTAATTACCATCGGCTAA
- a CDS encoding sodium ion-translocating decarboxylase subunit beta, whose amino-acid sequence METSFIDFIIEHIGQFLQFTAFANLTVGHLIMICVGLLFIYLAIAKEFEPMLLIPIGFGIIVGNIAFAPGFKIGIYESGSVLNYLYFGVAQGVYPPLIFLGIGAMTDFSALISNPKLILIGAAAQFGIFGAYCIALALGFSPTEAGAIGIIGGADGPTAIFISSKLAPDLMGAIAISAYSYMALVPVIQPPIMRLLTSKKERVIRMRPPRAVSKNEKLIFAISGMLLTTFIVPSGLPLLGMLFFGNLLKESGVTKRLADTAKGPLIDIVTILLGLTVGASTQATTFLTIKSVGIFLLGAFSFVIATFAGVMFVKFINLFLKEGNKINPLIGNSGVSAVPDSARVSQVIGLEYDKTNHLLMHAMGPNVAGVIGSAIAAGILLSFLM is encoded by the coding sequence ATGGAGACATCTTTTATTGACTTTATCATCGAACATATTGGGCAATTCCTTCAGTTTACGGCTTTTGCGAATTTAACAGTTGGGCACCTCATCATGATTTGTGTGGGCTTGCTGTTCATCTACCTGGCCATTGCGAAGGAATTTGAGCCTATGCTGCTGATACCAATCGGTTTTGGTATCATTGTCGGCAACATTGCATTCGCGCCCGGGTTTAAGATTGGTATCTACGAATCCGGCAGTGTACTTAACTACTTGTACTTTGGTGTGGCACAAGGGGTCTACCCTCCGCTGATCTTCCTCGGAATTGGTGCCATGACCGACTTCTCGGCATTGATCTCGAACCCGAAACTGATCCTGATCGGTGCTGCTGCCCAATTCGGTATCTTCGGTGCATATTGTATTGCATTGGCATTGGGTTTCAGCCCTACAGAAGCGGGTGCGATCGGTATTATCGGTGGTGCTGATGGTCCTACTGCGATCTTTATTTCGTCGAAACTGGCTCCCGATTTGATGGGTGCGATTGCCATTTCGGCCTACTCATACATGGCTTTGGTTCCGGTTATTCAACCGCCAATCATGCGCCTGTTGACCTCGAAAAAAGAACGTGTTATCCGCATGAGACCTCCACGCGCTGTATCGAAAAACGAGAAACTGATTTTTGCGATATCCGGGATGTTGCTTACAACCTTTATCGTCCCCAGTGGTTTGCCGCTACTCGGTATGCTGTTCTTCGGGAACTTGCTGAAAGAAAGTGGTGTAACAAAACGTCTGGCTGATACTGCTAAAGGACCGCTGATCGACATCGTAACGATTCTGTTAGGATTGACTGTTGGTGCTTCAACACAAGCAACCACCTTCCTGACCATCAAGTCGGTCGGAATCTTCCTGTTGGGCGCATTCTCTTTCGTTATTGCAACTTTCGCCGGTGTGATGTTTGTGAAATTCATCAACCTGTTCCTGAAAGAAGGTAACAAGATTAACCCGCTGATCGGTAACTCTGGTGTATCTGCTGTTCCGGACAGTGCCCGCGTTTCGCAGGTAATTGGTTTAGAATACGATAAAACCAACCACTTGCTGATGCACGCGATGGGACCAAACGTAGCCGGTGTTATCGGTTCTGCAATCGCAGCTGGTATCCTGCTAAGCTTCCTGATGTAA
- the pckA gene encoding phosphoenolpyruvate carboxykinase (ATP) yields the protein MKELDLSVYGIQNVEEIVYNPSYELLFSEEIKPELTGFEKGQVTELGAVNVMTGVFTGRSPKDKYIVYDEVTKDTIWWTSEKVHNDNKPISPIIWNHLKGIVAKQLSGKKLYVVDTFCGANLDSRLKVRFIVEVAWQAHFVKNMFIRPSEEELEVYGEPDFVVLTGSKAVNPDWKEQGMHSENFTVFNLTEKMQVIGGTWYGGEMKKGIFSMMNYYLPLSGIASMHCSANVGADGDTAIFFGLSGTGKTTLSTDPHRQLIGDDEHGWDDDGVFNFEGGCYAKTICLDKESEPDIYHAIKRDALLENVTVDEHGKIDFDDCSVTQNTRVSYPIYHIDNIVKPVSKAGHAHKVIFLSADAFGVLPPVSKLTPEQTKYHFLSGFTAKLAGTERGIDEPLPTFSACFGSAFLSLHPTKYGEELVKRMEQNNAKAYLVNTGWNGTGKRISIKDTRAIIDAILDGSIEKAETKMIPIFDLEVPVALHDVDPHILDPRDTYPNACIWEEKALHLAELFIKNFKDYTDTEEGQKLVEAGPHVILL from the coding sequence ATGAAAGAATTAGATTTATCAGTTTACGGCATTCAAAATGTAGAGGAAATCGTTTATAACCCTTCGTACGAGTTGCTATTTAGTGAAGAGATAAAGCCTGAACTCACGGGTTTCGAAAAAGGCCAGGTGACCGAGTTGGGAGCAGTGAACGTAATGACAGGGGTATTTACCGGAAGATCGCCCAAAGACAAATACATTGTATACGACGAGGTGACCAAAGACACAATTTGGTGGACCTCTGAGAAAGTCCATAATGATAATAAACCAATTTCACCAATAATTTGGAACCATCTGAAAGGGATTGTTGCGAAGCAGCTATCCGGTAAGAAGCTGTATGTTGTTGACACTTTTTGCGGGGCAAATCTTGATTCCCGGCTGAAAGTGCGTTTTATCGTAGAAGTGGCCTGGCAGGCTCATTTTGTGAAAAATATGTTTATACGTCCAAGCGAGGAGGAGTTGGAGGTTTACGGTGAACCCGATTTTGTGGTGCTGACCGGTTCAAAAGCTGTCAACCCGGATTGGAAGGAGCAAGGGATGCATTCGGAGAATTTTACCGTTTTCAACCTGACGGAAAAGATGCAGGTGATTGGTGGAACCTGGTACGGCGGCGAGATGAAAAAGGGTATTTTCTCGATGATGAATTATTACCTGCCATTGAGCGGAATCGCTTCCATGCACTGTTCTGCCAATGTTGGTGCCGATGGGGATACTGCTATCTTCTTTGGACTATCCGGTACAGGAAAAACGACTTTGTCTACAGACCCGCACCGGCAATTGATTGGTGATGATGAACACGGGTGGGACGATGATGGTGTCTTCAATTTTGAAGGTGGCTGTTATGCGAAAACGATTTGTTTGGATAAAGAGTCGGAACCGGATATTTACCATGCAATTAAACGGGATGCTTTGCTGGAGAATGTGACGGTGGACGAGCATGGGAAAATTGATTTTGATGATTGTTCAGTAACTCAGAATACGCGCGTTTCGTACCCGATTTACCACATCGACAATATTGTGAAACCGGTGTCGAAAGCCGGACATGCTCATAAAGTAATCTTCCTGTCGGCTGATGCCTTTGGCGTTTTACCGCCGGTGTCCAAGTTAACGCCGGAACAAACGAAATACCATTTCTTATCTGGTTTCACCGCAAAATTGGCCGGAACCGAGCGCGGAATTGACGAACCTCTTCCGACTTTCTCTGCCTGCTTTGGTTCGGCTTTCCTGAGCCTGCATCCTACGAAATACGGCGAAGAACTGGTGAAGCGGATGGAGCAGAATAACGCGAAAGCTTACCTGGTAAATACCGGCTGGAACGGAACAGGAAAGCGTATCTCGATAAAAGATACCCGAGCCATCATTGATGCGATTTTGGATGGATCGATTGAAAAAGCAGAGACCAAAATGATTCCAATCTTCGATTTGGAAGTGCCGGTTGCACTGCATGATGTTGATCCTCATATTTTGGATCCGAGGGATACTTATCCGAACGCCTGTATTTGGGAGGAAAAGGCGCTGCATTTGGCCGAGTTGTTCATCAAGAACTTTAAAGACTACACGGATACAGAGGAAGGCCAAAAATTAGTTGAAGCCGGGCCTCATGTGATCTTGTTATAA
- the xerD gene encoding site-specific tyrosine recombinase XerD produces the protein MKWEDSKKGFETFLRLEKSLSQNSIAAYINDINKLMAFLDESFKRLTPEKVRINHLRSFIEYINDRGVSPRTQARTISGIKSFFKYLLMEGKINSDPTTLLESPKIGRKLPDVLTMEEIDMIIDGVDLTKSEGQRNKAMLETLYSCGLRVSELVNLKVTNLFFDQGFIKVEGKSEKERLVPVSSKAIEEITKYIQGYRKTLRISSDSENVLFLNRRGKKLSRVMIFTIIKNLAEKVGLNKKISPHTFRHSFATHLISGGADLRAVQEMLGHESILTTEIYTHLDRDYLKNTITHFHPRS, from the coding sequence ATGAAATGGGAAGATAGTAAAAAAGGTTTTGAGACTTTTTTGAGACTGGAGAAATCACTTTCTCAAAATTCGATTGCCGCGTACATCAATGACATCAACAAGTTGATGGCTTTTTTGGATGAAAGTTTTAAACGTTTGACTCCGGAAAAAGTAAGGATTAATCACCTGCGCAGCTTTATTGAATATATTAACGATCGTGGTGTTAGTCCTCGTACTCAAGCGCGGACAATTTCTGGAATTAAGTCTTTTTTCAAGTACTTGCTGATGGAAGGCAAGATTAACAGTGATCCTACAACTCTATTGGAATCGCCAAAAATTGGCCGCAAATTACCTGATGTTTTAACGATGGAAGAAATCGACATGATCATTGATGGTGTGGATTTGACAAAATCGGAAGGACAACGTAACAAAGCAATGCTCGAAACATTGTACAGTTGTGGTTTGCGTGTGTCGGAATTGGTTAATTTGAAGGTGACTAACTTGTTTTTCGATCAGGGCTTTATTAAAGTAGAAGGAAAATCGGAAAAAGAACGCTTGGTGCCGGTTAGCTCGAAAGCGATTGAAGAAATAACAAAATACATTCAGGGATATCGCAAAACTCTGAGAATTAGTTCCGATAGTGAAAATGTATTGTTCTTAAACCGTCGTGGAAAGAAATTGAGCAGGGTGATGATCTTCACGATTATTAAGAACCTGGCCGAAAAAGTTGGTTTAAACAAGAAAATCAGCCCGCACACTTTCCGTCACTCTTTCGCGACTCACTTAATTTCCGGAGGCGCCGATTTGCGCGCTGTTCAGGAAATGTTGGGACACGAATCAATTCTGACAACCGAAATCTATACGCATTTGGATCGTGATTATCTGAAAAATACAATCACGCATTTCCACCCGCGTTCATAG
- the aroQ gene encoding type II 3-dehydroquinate dehydratase, producing MKILLINGPNLNLLGKREKGIYGEISFETYYNELVNKYKGLELEYYQSNVEGELINKIHEVGFSYDGIVINAGAYTHTSVAIRDAIAGVKTPVVEVHISNILTRESFRHESIIGPVCKGSIMGFGLDSYRLGIESFIKY from the coding sequence ATGAAAATATTGTTAATCAATGGGCCGAATTTAAATCTGTTAGGTAAAAGAGAGAAAGGCATTTACGGTGAAATAAGTTTTGAAACATATTACAATGAATTGGTTAATAAATATAAAGGCCTCGAATTGGAGTATTACCAGTCGAATGTTGAAGGCGAATTAATCAACAAGATTCACGAGGTTGGTTTTTCTTATGATGGCATTGTTATCAACGCTGGTGCTTATACTCATACCTCGGTTGCCATCCGCGATGCCATCGCCGGCGTCAAAACTCCGGTGGTCGAAGTGCATATTTCGAATATTCTCACCCGTGAAAGTTTCCGTCACGAATCAATCATTGGTCCGGTATGCAAAGGCAGTATTATGGGCTTCGGACTCGACTCGTACCGGCTCGGAATCGAAAGTTTCATTAAATATTAA
- the pyk gene encoding pyruvate kinase, whose product MKHTKIVATISDLRCDPEFLKTLHESGMNVVRMNTAHMTPDSAKPLIDNVRAVSDKIAILVDTKGPEIRTVGIEAPIEVAEGEIVEVSGIIREKSEAGRKFFAVSYEKMHIEIPVGKQILIDDGETAFTVVEKEADCVLCRVENKGKIKNKKSVNTPGFTVQLPSISAKDESFIKFSAELGVDFIAHSFVRNAADVIAVQKILDEFNSPIKIIAKIENLDGVENIDEILDHAYGVMVARGDLGIEIPAQKIPGIQRHLIKKCVERKKPVIVATQMLHTMIDNPRPTRAEVSDVANAIFSRADAIMLSGETAYGNYPIEAVRVMNSIANEVEHSKDKRNDITVPLVENEIPAFLAEAAIQASNELPTKAIVTNTKTGRTARYLAAFRGTKPVYAQCYEPHVARILSLSYGVYADVIEPKKDKFKMVRNSLKALTEKGILEGGDQIVYVGGSFGIGGGSTFMEISNVEKLTQKEAE is encoded by the coding sequence ATGAAACATACAAAAATCGTAGCCACAATCTCGGATCTTAGATGTGATCCTGAGTTCTTAAAAACCCTGCATGAAAGCGGCATGAACGTTGTTCGTATGAACACAGCGCACATGACCCCGGATTCTGCCAAACCGTTAATTGATAACGTGCGTGCAGTATCTGATAAAATCGCAATTTTGGTGGATACTAAAGGCCCTGAAATCAGAACCGTAGGTATCGAAGCTCCAATAGAAGTTGCAGAAGGAGAAATCGTTGAAGTGTCTGGTATCATTCGTGAAAAAAGCGAAGCTGGCCGCAAGTTCTTCGCCGTTTCTTACGAAAAAATGCACATCGAAATCCCTGTAGGTAAACAAATTTTGATTGACGACGGAGAGACTGCTTTCACCGTGGTAGAAAAAGAAGCTGATTGCGTTCTTTGCCGCGTTGAAAACAAAGGTAAAATCAAAAATAAAAAGAGTGTGAATACTCCTGGATTCACAGTTCAATTACCTTCAATTTCAGCAAAAGACGAATCATTCATCAAATTCTCTGCAGAATTAGGTGTTGACTTCATCGCCCACTCTTTCGTTCGTAATGCAGCTGACGTTATTGCTGTTCAAAAAATCCTTGACGAATTCAATAGCCCGATTAAAATCATCGCTAAAATCGAAAACCTTGACGGTGTTGAAAACATCGACGAGATTTTGGATCACGCTTATGGTGTTATGGTTGCCCGTGGTGACTTGGGTATTGAAATTCCTGCACAAAAAATTCCTGGAATTCAACGTCATTTGATCAAAAAATGTGTTGAGCGCAAAAAACCGGTTATCGTTGCTACTCAAATGTTGCACACAATGATCGACAATCCTCGCCCAACTCGTGCCGAAGTTAGTGACGTTGCCAATGCAATTTTCTCACGCGCAGATGCAATCATGTTGAGTGGTGAAACTGCTTATGGGAACTATCCTATCGAAGCTGTTAGAGTAATGAACAGCATCGCAAACGAAGTTGAGCACAGCAAAGACAAACGTAACGACATTACTGTTCCTTTGGTTGAAAACGAAATTCCTGCGTTCCTTGCAGAAGCAGCGATTCAGGCATCAAACGAACTTCCTACCAAAGCAATTGTGACAAACACAAAAACTGGTAGAACTGCTCGTTATCTGGCAGCTTTCCGCGGAACAAAACCTGTTTATGCACAATGTTACGAACCACACGTTGCTCGTATTCTTTCGCTTTCATACGGTGTTTATGCCGATGTTATTGAGCCGAAAAAAGACAAGTTTAAAATGGTTCGCAACTCACTGAAAGCATTGACTGAAAAAGGAATTCTTGAAGGTGGTGACCAAATCGTTTACGTAGGAGGAAGTTTCGGTATTGGCGGTGGATCTACTTTCATGGAGATCTCAAACGTTGAGAAATTGACTCAAAAAGAAGCAGAATAA